From a region of the Halolamina sp. CBA1230 genome:
- a CDS encoding D-2-hydroxyacid dehydrogenase, whose amino-acid sequence MSDPDILLLRQKIHGLSVDEYAAAMRERLPDAEIVVGETPEQERELIEDVRVAAGFTIDPEMLDSAENLELFACSFAGTGHLPMNALEEAGVAVTNASGVHGPNISEYVIGALISLARDFPRAARQQAERVWQSFGSRELHGSTVTVVGMGAIGQAVVERLEPFGVDTIGVRYSPEKGGPTDEMLGFDEIHDALARTDSVVLACPLTDATRSLFDDEAFKTLPPHAHLVNVARGGVVDTDALVRALRGNDIGAAFLDVTDPEPLPSDHALWGFDNVRITPHNAGHSPEYFERLADIVARNYEALEDGGEIENRVV is encoded by the coding sequence ATGAGCGATCCGGATATCCTCCTGTTGCGGCAGAAGATCCACGGGCTGTCCGTCGACGAGTACGCCGCCGCGATGCGCGAGCGACTGCCCGACGCCGAGATCGTCGTCGGTGAGACGCCCGAACAGGAGCGGGAACTGATCGAGGACGTTCGCGTCGCCGCGGGGTTCACCATCGACCCCGAGATGCTAGACAGCGCCGAGAACCTGGAACTGTTCGCGTGTTCGTTCGCCGGGACGGGCCACCTCCCGATGAACGCGCTGGAGGAGGCCGGCGTCGCCGTCACCAACGCCTCCGGCGTCCACGGGCCGAACATCTCGGAGTACGTGATCGGCGCGCTGATCTCGCTGGCGCGGGACTTCCCCCGGGCGGCCCGCCAGCAGGCCGAGCGCGTCTGGCAGTCGTTCGGCAGCCGCGAGCTCCACGGCTCGACGGTGACCGTCGTCGGGATGGGCGCGATCGGCCAGGCGGTCGTCGAGCGACTGGAGCCGTTCGGCGTCGACACGATCGGCGTGCGCTACAGCCCCGAGAAAGGCGGGCCGACCGACGAGATGCTCGGCTTCGACGAGATCCACGACGCGCTCGCCCGCACGGACTCGGTCGTGCTCGCCTGCCCGCTGACGGACGCGACCCGGAGCCTGTTCGACGACGAGGCGTTCAAGACGCTCCCGCCGCACGCCCACCTCGTCAACGTCGCCCGCGGCGGCGTCGTCGACACGGACGCGCTGGTGCGGGCGCTTCGGGGGAACGACATCGGCGCGGCCTTTCTCGACGTGACCGACCCCGAACCGCTCCCCAGCGACCACGCGCTCTGGGGGTTCGACAACGTCCGCATCACGCCACACAACGCCGGCCACTCGCCGGAGTACTTCGAGCGACTGGCCGACATCGTGGCGCGGAACTACGAGGCGCTGGAGGACGGCGGCGAGATCGAGAACCGCGTCGTCTAA
- a CDS encoding MMPL family transporter has protein sequence MRGVDTVVDAVMDHSKVVIAVMLVLTVAIGSGAAMVEQTSSLDQFQTDSPEGEALDYAEENFSTGDENTTTAQVIQRDDDVLDEGSLVGMLEYQQTLHDNETTNATLSGDRPTSSIANVIAIAAISAEEGEDVQQTAAELETLNESVSEERAAIEQRNETLSRTAELLRESLTTLRQNPDASVEAEFADVRADTTVELDDEDAATFERAAEQLRNAQSEAAAQEAYQLGTQGVLEDQYAALQNRSEALQADADRLQELADELETEQQQYENAENATLEEQQEQLRSMNESEIHDTIGTVLGEDAGGNGGDGPGTFALMPTDYDPGSTEADATMLIVTMEGEGSASQGTAGEDVTDAQLAMQELADQADGGEYLVFGAGIIFHEINNSMTDSLLIVGPLAIIFVLIALAVAYRDVLDILLGLFGIGAVLAWTFGFMGWADIAFNQIFIAVPVLLIGLSIDYAIHIFMRHREERGNGGESAPRSSMRTALVGVGIALIYVTATTVIGFLSNVTSPVPPIREFGIVSAAGIVAALLVFGLLIPAMKVELDEFLEARGIDRRKPAFGTGGGAFSSVLSVGATAARKSPYLVIVLALVLSAGGGYGATQVDTSFEQSDFIAEDPADWMKDLPEPFAPSEYTAKSNLEYVNENFLRQDSQAQILIRPDGGDLTDDDVLQRVADAEETAAEHDNVTQTLSNGEPRIESPLSVMEAVAAENDSFAEEFAAADTDDDGVPDRNLGALYDELFEVAPDRASDVINREDGEYTAMRIVVSIQGGANGDAVTESMRDVADEVDGEGLDATATGSAVLNKIVQDQLLETVVESLIITLVATFVFLMIAYRITEGSASLGAVTLLPVAFSVTWILGTMHLLEIPFNVITGMITSLTVGLGVAYSIHLSERYNQELERTGEIWTAMERAVTGTGGALLGSAATTVGGFGVLIFAILPPLQQFGQITGLTIIYAFLASVLVLPSLLAVWTRYVGPDGVFPAPDEDDDDSAAGTVPGEGPRAERRFDRSVVGPGGTVTVTVETGGVDGRTVLSERVDGRSAVASATPEPERAVATDGVVSAAFDGENPTLQYTTTVPEDATDGDTFGFDGVIVVDGESHKTAGDREVEVVTDVFERVTAAGSVTAADLADAYESFEHEELTEAQLSRIEQAWTREEE, from the coding sequence ATGAGAGGGGTCGACACCGTCGTCGACGCCGTGATGGACCACAGCAAGGTGGTCATCGCGGTGATGCTGGTGCTCACCGTCGCCATCGGCAGCGGCGCAGCGATGGTCGAGCAGACGTCCTCGCTCGACCAGTTCCAGACCGACTCGCCGGAGGGCGAGGCGCTGGACTACGCCGAGGAGAACTTCTCGACCGGCGACGAAAACACCACGACCGCGCAGGTGATCCAGCGCGACGACGACGTCCTCGACGAGGGGTCGCTCGTGGGGATGCTGGAGTACCAGCAGACGCTCCACGACAACGAGACGACCAACGCGACGCTTTCGGGCGATCGACCGACCTCCAGCATCGCGAACGTGATCGCGATCGCCGCGATCAGCGCCGAGGAGGGGGAGGACGTCCAGCAGACCGCCGCCGAACTCGAGACGCTCAACGAGAGCGTCAGCGAGGAGCGCGCGGCGATCGAGCAGCGCAACGAGACGCTGAGCCGAACCGCTGAACTGCTTCGTGAGTCGCTGACGACGCTCCGGCAGAACCCCGACGCGAGCGTCGAGGCCGAGTTCGCGGACGTGCGCGCGGACACGACCGTCGAACTCGACGACGAGGACGCCGCGACGTTCGAGCGCGCCGCCGAGCAGCTCCGGAACGCACAGTCCGAGGCGGCGGCGCAGGAGGCGTACCAGCTCGGCACACAGGGCGTGCTGGAGGATCAGTACGCCGCGCTCCAGAACCGCTCCGAGGCGCTCCAGGCGGACGCCGACCGCCTGCAGGAGCTGGCTGACGAGCTCGAAACCGAGCAACAGCAGTACGAGAACGCCGAAAACGCGACGCTCGAGGAGCAGCAGGAGCAGCTCCGCTCGATGAACGAGTCGGAGATCCACGACACGATCGGCACCGTGCTCGGCGAGGACGCCGGCGGGAACGGCGGCGACGGGCCCGGGACGTTCGCCCTGATGCCGACCGACTACGACCCCGGCTCCACCGAGGCCGACGCGACGATGCTGATCGTGACGATGGAGGGCGAGGGCTCCGCCTCGCAGGGGACCGCGGGTGAGGACGTGACCGACGCCCAGTTGGCTATGCAGGAGCTGGCCGACCAGGCCGACGGCGGGGAGTACCTCGTCTTCGGCGCCGGCATCATCTTCCACGAGATCAACAACTCGATGACCGATAGCCTGCTGATCGTCGGGCCGCTGGCGATCATCTTCGTGCTGATCGCCCTGGCGGTCGCCTACCGCGACGTGCTCGACATCCTGCTGGGGCTGTTCGGCATCGGCGCCGTGCTCGCGTGGACGTTCGGCTTCATGGGCTGGGCGGACATCGCGTTCAACCAGATCTTCATCGCCGTCCCGGTGCTGCTGATCGGGCTGAGCATCGACTACGCGATCCACATCTTCATGCGCCACCGGGAGGAGCGCGGGAACGGTGGCGAGAGCGCCCCCCGCAGCTCGATGCGGACCGCGCTCGTCGGCGTCGGGATCGCGCTGATCTACGTCACGGCGACGACCGTGATCGGCTTCCTGTCGAACGTCACCAGCCCGGTGCCGCCGATCCGGGAGTTCGGCATCGTGAGCGCGGCGGGGATCGTCGCGGCGCTGCTGGTGTTCGGCCTGCTGATCCCAGCGATGAAGGTCGAACTCGACGAGTTCCTGGAAGCCCGCGGGATCGACCGCCGGAAGCCGGCGTTCGGCACCGGCGGCGGCGCGTTCTCGTCGGTGCTCTCCGTCGGCGCCACCGCGGCGCGCAAGAGCCCGTACCTCGTGATCGTGCTGGCACTGGTTCTCAGCGCCGGCGGGGGGTACGGCGCGACACAGGTCGACACCTCCTTCGAGCAGTCGGACTTCATCGCGGAGGACCCCGCGGACTGGATGAAGGACCTACCCGAGCCGTTCGCGCCGAGCGAGTACACCGCGAAGTCGAACCTCGAGTACGTCAACGAGAACTTCCTGCGGCAGGACTCGCAGGCACAGATTCTGATACGCCCCGACGGCGGTGATCTCACCGACGACGACGTGCTCCAGCGCGTCGCCGACGCCGAGGAGACGGCGGCCGAGCACGACAACGTGACACAGACGCTCTCGAACGGCGAACCGCGGATCGAGAGCCCGCTGTCGGTGATGGAAGCCGTCGCCGCGGAGAACGACTCCTTCGCCGAGGAGTTCGCGGCCGCGGACACGGACGACGACGGCGTCCCCGACCGAAACCTCGGCGCGCTGTACGACGAGCTGTTCGAGGTCGCGCCCGACCGTGCGTCGGACGTGATCAACCGGGAGGACGGCGAGTACACCGCGATGCGGATCGTCGTCTCGATCCAGGGCGGCGCGAACGGCGACGCCGTCACCGAGTCGATGCGCGACGTGGCCGACGAGGTCGACGGCGAGGGGCTGGACGCCACCGCGACGGGGAGCGCGGTCCTGAACAAGATCGTCCAAGACCAGCTGCTCGAGACCGTCGTCGAGAGTCTGATCATCACGCTGGTGGCGACGTTCGTGTTCCTCATGATCGCCTACCGGATCACGGAGGGCAGCGCGAGCCTGGGGGCGGTGACGCTGCTCCCGGTCGCGTTCAGCGTGACGTGGATCCTCGGCACGATGCATCTGCTGGAGATCCCGTTCAACGTGATCACGGGGATGATCACCAGCCTCACCGTCGGGCTGGGGGTGGCGTACAGCATCCACCTCTCCGAGCGGTACAACCAGGAGCTGGAACGCACCGGCGAGATTTGGACCGCGATGGAGCGGGCGGTCACCGGCACCGGCGGCGCGCTGCTGGGGTCGGCTGCCACGACGGTCGGCGGGTTCGGCGTGCTGATCTTCGCGATCCTGCCGCCGCTGCAGCAGTTCGGCCAGATCACCGGGCTGACGATCATCTACGCGTTCCTCGCGAGCGTGCTGGTGCTGCCCTCGCTGCTCGCGGTCTGGACGCGATACGTCGGCCCGGACGGCGTGTTCCCCGCGCCGGACGAGGACGACGACGATAGTGCGGCGGGCACCGTGCCGGGCGAGGGGCCCCGCGCCGAACGCCGCTTCGACCGCTCGGTCGTCGGCCCCGGCGGCACGGTCACAGTGACCGTCGAGACCGGCGGCGTCGACGGCCGTACGGTACTGTCCGAGCGCGTCGACGGCCGTTCGGCCGTCGCGTCCGCGACGCCCGAACCGGAACGGGCGGTCGCGACCGACGGCGTGGTCTCGGCAGCGTTCGACGGCGAGAACCCGACGCTCCAGTACACGACTACGGTGCCCGAGGACGCCACGGACGGCGACACGTTCGGCTTCGACGGCGTGATCGTCGTCGACGGCGAGAGCCACAAGACGGCCGGCGACCGCGAGGTCGAGGTCGTGACCGACGTGTTCGAGCGCGTCACCGCCGCGGGCTCGGTGACGGCGGCGGACCTCGCGGACGCCTACGAGAGCTTCGAGCACGAGGAGCTCACCGAGGCACAGCTCAGTCGGATCGAACAGGCCTGGACCCGCGAGGAGGAGTGA
- a CDS encoding Na+/H+ antiporter NhaC family protein: MPSEFGALSILPPLLAIVLAILTRRAVLSLFLGIWSGAVIYTGGLGVVQTFEWIVAAVAGDFHVRILVFTLLLGSGVAMIWNLGGSYAVRDWAIAKLDNQRQAGIVAWALGVVLFFDDYANTAIVGSAMKDVSDHLRISREKLSYIVDSTAAPVATLGISSWVAFQLSLITDGYEAAGVADHPPAFEVFLNSIPFNMYSILAVVMVAIIVFSGRDYGEMLNAEHRSWRTGQVNREGARPMQDVQSDLGEPSADNPRLVSFFGPIAVLIVVTIGSALWTGYSPGASLMDMVTNADFASALIYGSFAMVVTGFVLGKVYGILSLGEATDTVIDGFGLMLTAVSILVLAWGIGEVVSALGTGEYVAGIVGDQFPIAILPALVLILAAFIAFSTGTSWGTMGILTPIVIPVAWNLTGDHTIIAAMVGVIFSGAIFGDHSSPISDTTVLSATFTGADLIDHVRTQLYYALTVAVVAVVLLLVWGVTRITPFLLLAVGVVLLVVLVYALSEFDAGRKGVEPIVADAPQDVSETVDD; encoded by the coding sequence ATGCCTTCAGAGTTCGGTGCGCTGTCGATACTCCCCCCGCTACTCGCGATCGTGCTGGCCATCCTGACGCGACGGGCGGTGTTGTCGCTGTTCCTCGGCATCTGGTCGGGGGCAGTGATCTACACCGGGGGCCTCGGCGTCGTCCAGACGTTCGAGTGGATCGTCGCCGCGGTTGCCGGGGATTTCCACGTCCGCATTCTCGTCTTCACTCTCCTGCTCGGGTCCGGCGTCGCGATGATCTGGAACCTCGGGGGCTCCTACGCGGTCCGCGACTGGGCGATCGCCAAACTGGACAACCAGCGGCAGGCCGGTATCGTGGCGTGGGCGCTCGGGGTCGTGCTCTTCTTCGACGACTACGCCAACACGGCGATCGTCGGCTCCGCGATGAAGGACGTCTCCGACCACCTCCGGATCTCCCGGGAGAAGCTGTCGTACATCGTCGACTCGACGGCGGCGCCGGTGGCGACGCTGGGCATCTCCTCGTGGGTCGCGTTCCAGCTCTCGCTCATCACCGACGGGTACGAGGCCGCGGGCGTCGCCGACCACCCGCCGGCGTTCGAGGTGTTCCTCAACTCGATCCCGTTCAACATGTACTCGATCCTCGCGGTCGTGATGGTCGCGATCATCGTCTTTTCGGGTCGGGACTACGGCGAGATGCTGAACGCCGAACACCGCTCCTGGCGCACGGGGCAAGTGAACCGTGAGGGTGCCCGCCCGATGCAGGACGTCCAGTCCGACCTCGGCGAGCCGAGCGCGGACAACCCCCGACTGGTGAGCTTCTTCGGGCCGATCGCCGTGCTCATCGTCGTCACCATCGGGAGCGCGCTATGGACCGGCTACTCGCCCGGCGCGAGCCTGATGGACATGGTGACCAACGCCGACTTCGCCTCGGCGCTCATCTACGGCTCCTTCGCGATGGTCGTCACGGGGTTCGTACTCGGGAAGGTGTACGGCATCCTCTCGCTGGGCGAGGCGACCGACACGGTGATCGACGGGTTCGGCCTGATGCTGACCGCGGTGTCGATCCTCGTGCTCGCGTGGGGGATCGGCGAGGTCGTGAGCGCGCTCGGGACCGGCGAGTACGTCGCCGGGATCGTCGGCGACCAGTTCCCGATCGCGATCCTGCCGGCGCTGGTGCTGATCCTCGCGGCCTTCATCGCGTTCTCGACGGGCACCTCCTGGGGGACGATGGGGATTCTGACGCCGATCGTGATCCCGGTCGCCTGGAACCTCACCGGCGACCACACGATCATCGCGGCGATGGTCGGCGTGATCTTCTCCGGCGCCATCTTCGGCGACCACAGCTCCCCGATCTCGGACACGACGGTGCTCTCCGCGACGTTCACGGGCGCCGACCTCATCGACCACGTCCGCACGCAGCTGTACTACGCGCTCACGGTCGCGGTCGTCGCCGTCGTCCTGCTGCTCGTGTGGGGAGTCACCCGGATCACCCCGTTCCTGTTGCTAGCCGTCGGCGTCGTCCTGCTCGTCGTGCTGGTCTACGCGCTCTCCGAGTTCGACGCGGGTCGGAAGGGCGTCGAGCCGATCGTCGCCGACGCACCACAGGACGTTTCGGAGACGGTCGACGACTGA
- a CDS encoding TetR/AcrR family transcriptional regulator, producing the protein MGETPPFLADPETTRESIMRATYLALCEHGYAGLTIQRIGEAFEKSKSLLYHHYDDKDELLLAFLQFMLEEHEASLPETADGDAVDRLERILDGVLPPSLPEEHRGFTAAMVELRAQAAHDERYREQFAEHDRVFRDQLADIVEDGIESGAFREVDPEPVAEFISTTVAGAMTRRVTGGDDTAASATRDELEAYVDRVLLADD; encoded by the coding sequence ATGGGGGAGACACCACCGTTCCTGGCCGACCCCGAGACCACCCGGGAGTCGATCATGCGGGCGACGTATCTGGCGCTGTGTGAGCACGGTTACGCCGGGCTGACGATCCAGCGCATCGGCGAGGCCTTCGAGAAGAGCAAGTCGCTGCTGTACCACCACTACGACGACAAGGACGAACTGCTGCTCGCCTTCCTCCAGTTCATGCTCGAGGAACACGAGGCGTCGCTGCCCGAGACGGCCGACGGCGACGCGGTCGATCGCCTCGAGAGGATCCTCGACGGCGTCCTCCCGCCCTCGCTACCCGAGGAACACCGCGGGTTCACCGCCGCGATGGTCGAACTCCGGGCGCAGGCGGCCCACGACGAGCGCTACCGCGAGCAGTTCGCCGAGCACGACCGCGTGTTCCGCGACCAGCTCGCCGACATCGTCGAGGACGGCATCGAGTCCGGCGCCTTCCGCGAGGTCGATCCCGAACCCGTCGCGGAGTTCATCAGCACGACCGTCGCCGGCGCGATGACCCGCCGCGTGACCGGCGGCGACGACACGGCAGCGTCGGCCACCCGCGACGAGCTCGAGGCGTACGTCGACCGCGTGCTGCTGGCCGACGACTGA
- a CDS encoding ferritin-like domain-containing protein, with protein MSAPHLRRPADEELRREWGTVGDNEVRLDPEAAAAVIEDVNRCLSGLYILFNQLRKRYWTVEGAESRQIEQRWEAQADRLSDLTDELAIRVHALGGVPVNGPMGIREHAPMRIEGGDVYALRDGLSSDLDGYATLAVTFREAIETAREVGDERTAEELEEGLLTIEQDAHTVERYLADDSL; from the coding sequence ATGAGTGCGCCCCATCTCCGCCGCCCGGCCGACGAGGAACTGCGCCGCGAGTGGGGCACCGTCGGCGACAACGAGGTCCGCCTCGACCCCGAGGCGGCCGCCGCGGTGATCGAGGACGTGAACCGCTGCCTGTCGGGGCTGTACATCCTGTTCAACCAGCTCCGCAAACGCTACTGGACCGTCGAAGGCGCGGAGTCCCGGCAGATCGAACAGCGGTGGGAGGCACAGGCCGACCGGCTCAGCGATCTGACCGACGAGCTCGCGATCCGCGTCCACGCGCTGGGCGGCGTCCCGGTCAACGGACCGATGGGTATCCGCGAGCACGCGCCGATGCGGATCGAGGGTGGCGACGTGTACGCGCTGCGCGACGGGCTCTCGAGCGACCTCGACGGCTACGCCACGCTCGCGGTGACGTTCCGCGAGGCGATCGAGACCGCCCGCGAGGTCGGCGACGAGCGCACCGCAGAAGAGCTGGAAGAGGGACTACTCACCATCGAACAGGACGCCCACACCGTCGAGCGCTACCTCGCTGACGACAGCCTCTAG
- the dpsA gene encoding DNA starvation/stationary phase protection protein DpsA: MSTQKTARQRADTVEENAVRIDTEKAEQIVDALNRDLASTYVLYHQVRKHHWNVEGAESGDLHDFLGDAAETLEDHADSIAERAQALGGVPVSGPAAQEEHAYVEFEGEDVYAIRDSLEADLDSYGDVIENVREHIGLATDLGDYATAELLREVLEDLEDDAHHIDHYLENDTLVQE; the protein is encoded by the coding sequence ATGAGTACTCAGAAGACCGCCCGACAGCGAGCCGACACGGTCGAGGAGAACGCCGTCCGCATCGACACCGAGAAAGCAGAACAGATCGTCGACGCGCTCAACCGCGACCTGGCGTCGACGTACGTGCTCTACCACCAGGTCCGCAAACACCACTGGAACGTCGAGGGCGCCGAGTCCGGCGACCTGCACGACTTCCTCGGCGACGCCGCGGAGACGCTCGAGGACCACGCCGACAGCATCGCCGAGCGGGCGCAGGCGCTGGGCGGCGTGCCCGTCTCGGGCCCGGCCGCACAGGAGGAGCACGCCTACGTCGAGTTCGAGGGCGAGGACGTGTACGCCATCCGCGACTCGCTCGAGGCCGACCTCGACAGCTACGGCGACGTGATCGAGAACGTGCGCGAGCATATCGGCCTCGCCACCGACCTCGGCGACTACGCGACGGCCGAACTCCTCCGCGAGGTGCTGGAGGATCTGGAGGACGACGCCCACCACATCGACCACTACCTCGAGAACGACACGCTCGTCCAGGAGTAA
- the dpsA gene encoding DNA starvation/stationary phase protection protein DpsA produces MSEPKRGRLVRDLPDGTVRQEQGSIDENAVRIDLEEAAEMVEALNAVHAGTFNLFYLVRKHYWSAEGAESGEVAEFLGDAYQRLREIDDGVANRITEIGGVPVSTPPEIQEYAPVHLEAEHLYSLRASLEGDLDAYATLAVSFREAIDTAADIGDEASRELLEDRLETLEDDAHTIERFVEDDSLVEVAP; encoded by the coding sequence GTGTCCGAACCCAAACGCGGACGGCTCGTCCGCGACCTGCCGGACGGGACCGTCCGACAGGAACAGGGGTCGATCGACGAGAACGCGGTCCGGATCGACCTCGAGGAGGCCGCCGAGATGGTGGAGGCGCTGAACGCCGTCCACGCGGGGACGTTCAACCTCTTCTATCTCGTGCGGAAACACTACTGGAGCGCCGAGGGCGCCGAGTCCGGCGAGGTCGCCGAGTTCCTCGGCGACGCCTACCAGCGCCTCCGCGAGATCGACGACGGGGTCGCCAACCGTATCACGGAGATCGGCGGCGTCCCGGTCAGCACGCCGCCGGAGATCCAGGAGTACGCGCCCGTCCACCTCGAAGCCGAGCATCTGTACAGCCTGCGTGCCTCGCTCGAGGGTGATCTGGACGCGTACGCGACGCTCGCGGTGAGTTTCCGGGAGGCGATCGACACCGCCGCCGATATCGGCGACGAGGCGAGCCGCGAACTGCTGGAGGACCGCCTCGAGACGCTCGAGGACGACGCCCACACGATCGAGCGCTTCGTCGAGGACGACTCGCTCGTGGAGGTGGCGCCATGA
- the asd gene encoding aspartate-semialdehyde dehydrogenase encodes MTVRVGLLGATGAVGQRFVQLLEDHPTFEIAAVTASPQSAGESYRDAAKWRVDTPIPDHVAGMTVRETDPDALPDDLDLLFSSLPSSVGAEVEPKLCRAGYVVSSNSSNERMAEDVPLTIPEVNADHLDLIETQREQRGWDGALVKNPNCSTITMTPTLAALDEFGLSRVHVATLQAVSGAGYSGVTSMEIIDNVLPHIGGEEAKMESESRKLLGSVEDGELSLHDVEVSASCNRVPSLDGHLENVFAELDADPTAEAVHEALESLSPVDLPSAPEQPIHVFADPDRPQPRLDRMRGKGMQISAGGLRETAEGIQYNCLAHNTIRGAAGASVLNGELLVKEGWI; translated from the coding sequence ATGACTGTTCGTGTCGGCCTCCTCGGCGCCACCGGCGCCGTGGGCCAACGGTTCGTCCAACTGCTCGAGGACCACCCGACGTTCGAGATCGCCGCGGTCACCGCCAGCCCCCAGAGCGCGGGCGAGTCCTACCGTGACGCCGCAAAGTGGCGTGTCGACACTCCCATCCCCGACCACGTCGCCGGGATGACTGTCCGCGAGACCGACCCCGACGCGCTGCCGGACGATCTGGACCTGCTGTTCTCCTCGCTGCCCTCCAGCGTCGGCGCCGAGGTCGAGCCCAAACTCTGCCGGGCGGGGTACGTGGTCTCCTCGAACTCCTCGAACGAGCGCATGGCCGAGGACGTCCCCCTGACGATCCCGGAGGTCAACGCCGACCACCTCGACCTGATCGAGACCCAGCGCGAGCAGCGCGGCTGGGACGGCGCGCTCGTGAAAAACCCCAACTGCTCGACAATCACCATGACGCCGACCCTCGCCGCACTGGACGAGTTCGGGCTCTCGCGGGTCCACGTCGCCACGCTGCAGGCCGTCTCCGGCGCGGGCTACTCCGGCGTCACGTCGATGGAGATCATCGACAACGTCCTCCCCCACATCGGCGGCGAGGAGGCGAAGATGGAGTCCGAGTCACGGAAGCTGCTCGGGAGCGTCGAGGACGGCGAGCTCTCGCTGCACGACGTCGAGGTCTCGGCCTCCTGCAACCGCGTCCCGTCGCTCGACGGCCACCTGGAGAACGTGTTCGCCGAACTCGACGCGGACCCGACCGCCGAAGCGGTCCACGAGGCGCTGGAGAGTCTCTCACCCGTGGATCTCCCGTCGGCGCCCGAGCAGCCGATCCACGTGTTCGCCGACCCCGACCGCCCGCAGCCGCGGCTCGATCGGATGCGCGGGAAGGGGATGCAGATCTCGGCGGGCGGGCTGCGCGAGACGGCCGAGGGGATCCAGTACAACTGCCTCGCGCACAACACGATCCGCGGCGCCGCCGGCGCGTCGGTGCTCAACGGCGAGCTGCTGGTCAAAGAAGGCTGGATATAG
- a CDS encoding IS6 family transposase: protein MLEIARLNGGSDCFELDFLEREATPEPAMKLGIRLHLAGLSLSDTISVLDMLGVERCRTTVHNWVQKADLQPLDGANPDHVAVDETVIQLNDERFWLYAAVDPATNRFLHVKLSTTRNQAITEIFLAELRDKHLVDDALFLVDSAAWLKAALHRHGLDYRYEKHGNRNSVERVFRELKRRTNQFSNCFSHAEPNTVENWFQAFAFAWNQLI, encoded by the coding sequence ATGCTCGAAATCGCCCGCCTCAACGGAGGTAGCGACTGCTTCGAGTTAGATTTTCTGGAGCGAGAGGCGACACCCGAGCCCGCGATGAAGCTCGGTATCCGGCTCCATCTGGCTGGACTATCACTTTCGGATACCATCTCGGTTCTCGATATGTTGGGTGTCGAACGGTGTCGCACGACCGTTCACAACTGGGTGCAGAAGGCCGATCTACAGCCCCTCGACGGTGCGAACCCGGATCACGTCGCGGTTGACGAAACCGTGATCCAACTCAACGACGAACGGTTCTGGCTGTACGCGGCAGTCGATCCTGCAACGAACCGCTTCCTGCACGTCAAGCTCTCTACAACGAGAAATCAAGCGATTACCGAGATATTCCTCGCTGAACTCCGCGACAAACATCTCGTTGATGACGCACTCTTTCTCGTCGATTCTGCAGCCTGGTTGAAAGCTGCACTCCATCGACACGGCCTCGATTACAGATACGAGAAACACGGTAATCGGAACAGCGTCGAACGTGTCTTCCGAGAACTAAAACGACGAACCAACCAGTTCTCAAACTGTTTCAGTCACGCCGAACCAAACACCGTCGAAAATTGGTTTCAAGCGTTCGCCTTCGCATGGAACCAGCTTATCTGA
- a CDS encoding haloacid dehalogenase type II: MSFDPDRVTTVTFDSYSTLVDVDAAERALAERVADPEPVSRLWRSRSLAYTFVANAVDAYQPFYEMNRDALQYALDAHGADVTTEERDEILAVYHELDVFDDVRDGIERLHDGGYDTYVVSNGNPEMLDSMVEHAGIGDLIADTISADEVETFKPDAEIYRHAAARTGTPIDQIAHATAGWFDVLGARHAGMQGVWVDRKGDPWDGFAGDPDLTADGIHELADELGV, from the coding sequence ATGTCGTTCGACCCCGACCGTGTCACGACCGTCACGTTCGACTCCTACAGCACGCTCGTCGACGTCGACGCCGCCGAGCGGGCGCTCGCGGAGCGGGTGGCCGATCCCGAGCCGGTGTCGCGGCTGTGGCGCTCGCGGTCGCTTGCGTACACGTTCGTCGCCAACGCGGTCGACGCCTACCAGCCGTTCTACGAGATGAACCGCGACGCGCTCCAGTACGCGCTCGACGCGCACGGCGCCGACGTGACGACCGAAGAACGCGACGAGATCCTCGCGGTGTACCACGAACTCGACGTGTTCGACGACGTTCGCGACGGGATCGAACGCCTCCACGACGGCGGCTACGACACGTACGTCGTCTCGAACGGCAACCCCGAGATGCTCGACTCGATGGTCGAACACGCCGGGATCGGCGACCTGATCGCGGACACGATCAGCGCCGACGAGGTGGAGACGTTCAAGCCCGACGCGGAGATCTACCGCCACGCCGCCGCCCGGACCGGCACGCCGATCGACCAGATCGCCCACGCCACCGCGGGCTGGTTCGACGTGCTCGGCGCGCGCCACGCGGGGATGCAGGGCGTGTGGGTCGACCGGAAAGGCGACCCGTGGGACGGGTTCGCCGGCGACCCGGACCTGACCGCCGACGGGATCCACGAACTGGCCGACGAGCTCGGGGTCTGA